GCCACTGGATGCACACAAAATGGCTTGCTGTGGCCACGGACAGCAGTGCCTTGACGCGGGAGTTGAAACCCTTGGTCGATCCCGCGAAACAGGTCGCCCTGGCTATCGGCCGGGGATTGGGCGAGGTGTCGTCACCTGGCCCTGAGTGCGATGATCCTGTTCTTCTTCTGGCGCGATGGAGACGTCCTCCGCGCGCGTGCGGACCATGGCGGAACGTATCGCGGGCAACAGGCCCTGCAACTCGCTGACGTTGCGCACGCCACCATTCGCCCGGGACGGTGTACGGGATTCTCGGTACCGCGCTCGCGCAGGGACTCTGGCTGCCATCGGTTTCGCCGTGTCCGGCGTGCCAGCGGCTGCGCTGCTGGGCGTGGCGACATTCTTCCTGTCGGTCGTTCCGTCGGGCCGCCGCTGGTCTGGGGACCCGCGGCAATCTGGCTCTCACTACCAGGGACAGCCGGGTGGGCAATCTTCCTGGTCATCTGGGGGCGTCGCCGTGGTGAGCAGTATCGACAATTTTCTCAAGCCGCTGCTCATCAGCCGCGGATCCAACCTGCCCTTCATCCTCGTGCTGATCGGTGTGCTCGGCGGGGTGCTCGCCTTCGGTTTCGTCGGCGTGTTTCTCGGGCCGACGCTGCTGGCGGTGGCCTACCGATTGATCGATGAATGGACGGCGCAGCGCGCGTTCGACGCTCAAGTACCGGCTGCCGATGCCGACATAGGTCCGTAGCCTGTCCGGAGCCGGAACATGGAATCCATCAGTGCATTGTCATCCGCCTTGAGCCAGATCCAGACCGAGGCCAAGGTTCAGACCGCCGTCTTCAGGAAGTCACTCGACGCCGAAGCAGGCGCCGCTGCGGGTCTGATCCAGTTGATCGGTACTCCGCAACCTCTTGCCACCGAGGGGGCGCTCGGGACACGTCTCAACATCTACGGCTGAGCCTGGTTACGGTGCCCGCAGGAAGACCCCTGGGCGCTGTGAGATCATTGCGCGATTCACGGCCCGGTCGGCCGTTCTCGAAGGAAATCGCGCATGGAAGGTCCCACCAAGTCCGCCTCTGCGGCTGAACTCGCGGCCCTCACGGGTCAGGAGATCGGCACGTCGGAGTGGTTCACGCTCGATCAGAAGACGATCGAGCAGTTCGGCGAACTTACCCAAGATACGTACTTCATCCACATGGACCCTGAGCGGGCCAGGACGACCGCGTTCGGCGGAACCATCGCACACGGCTTCCTGACGCTTTCCATGCTTTCCTGCATGGCCTATCAGGTGTCCGTTCATCGAAGGCACGCGGAACGGCGTCAACTACGGGTTCAACCGGTTGCGCTTTGTCGCACCGGTGCCGAGCGGTGGACGGGTGCGTGGCCGGTTCCTGCTGCGCAATCTGGACGTGAAGTCCGACCGTTGGCAGGCCACGTGGGAGGTCTCCGTGGAGATCGAGAACGGCGCCAGCCGGCCATCGTCGCCGAATGGATCACGGCCGGACTTTTTGAACCTCGCGGGAGAGTGCGTCATGTCGCTATTCGATCTTTCGGGAAAAGTCGCCATCGTGACCGGTTCGTCGCGAGGCATCGGGCGGGCCATTGCGGAGCGCATGGCGGAGCAGGGGGGCGAACGTGGTCATCTCGTCGCGCAAGGAGGGTCCGTGCGTAGAGGTGGCCGATTCCATCAACCGGCGTTTCGGAGCCGGACGGGCGATATCACAACCCGCCAATATCTCGTCCAAGCCGGATCTGCAGGCGCTCGTCGACACGACGCGCGAACGATTCGGGCGCATCGATGTACTGGTCTGCAATGCGGCTTCCAATCCGTACTACGGTCCCTTGGGAGGAATCAGCGACGATCAGTTCCGCAAGGTGCTCGACAACAATGTGATCTCCAACCACTGGCTCATCCAGATGGTCGTGCCGGAGATGATCGAGCGCCGCGACGGCGCGATCATCATCGTCTCTTCCATCGGCGGTCTGCGGGGATCGGCAGTGATCGGCGCCTACAACATCTCCAAGGCGGCGGACTTCCAGCTGGCGCGCAATCTTGCTGTCGAGTACGGACCGCACAACGTCAGGATCAACTGCATCGCGCCGGGACTTATCAAGACCGACTTTGCCCGCGCGCTGTGGGAGAACCCCGATACGCTCGAGCACTACACGGCCACGACCCCGCTGCGCCGCATCGGTGAACCGGACGAGATTGCCGGCGTCGCGGTGCTGCTGGCCTCGAAGGCGGGGTCCTTCATGACCGGGCAGGGGATCGTCGTCGACGGTGGCGTGACCATCTGATCCTTGCGAGGGCGGAAGGTGCGGGGAGCCGCGAGTTCCGCAACAATGTCCCTGCCGTTCCAGCGTCGCGTGGCTTCGTTGCGGCTCCTGGTGCGTCCGTCGCGTTCATCGATGTTTCCGGGAAGGCTCTCGAGGGGGAACGATTCACGGCCGGACCGTGAACCCTCATGGTCCCGGATGGTACGGGGACGGGGCCTCCGGCAGACGGCGATACACTTGGATGACCGGGCGTGGACGGATGGGCCAGAGCGCCAATTGACGCTCATCAACATCCCTGTCACCGTCCACGGTCCAATTGGACGAGGTCGACGGGAAGCGCAGTAGGGAGGGTTGCGCCGCCCGGGTCCGCCGACACGAACAGGAGCAGATACACCGTGCAGAATCCGCTACAGATCACGTTCCGCGACATGGCGCACTCCGACGCGCTAGAAACTCATATCCGCGAGAAGGCCGCCAAGCTCGATGCGCATTTCGCCCATCTCACTTCGTGCCATGTGACGCTGGAACAGCCCCACAAGCACAAGCATCAGGGGAAGACTTTCCGCGTCCATATCAGCCTCCACGTTCCCGGAGAAGACATCGTGATCAACCGCCACGAGGACGAGGACGCCTACGTGGCCCTGAGGACGCCTTCGACGCCGCCAAGCGGCAACTGGAGGAATATGCGCGAAGGCTGCGCGGTGAGGTGAAGCATCACGACAGCGGGGCTCGCCCGGCAGGGGATGCAATCGACGCTGCCGAGTAATGCATGGACACGGAGTGTGGGGCGCTCCAGTTACTTGACAGCTTGCCGGCGGCGCACGAGTCGCACGGCCTTGGATTCGCTCTGATAGCAGCTGTCGTTGCCGTCGTCACCGCACGGGACGCCCCAGACCGCAGGTTCGCCCCGTGGGGTTGAGGCCCAGTACCAAGTCGGTGGAGCATCCGGGAAGGCTTCCGGATCCGCCGGCTGGGGTCCCTTGTCGTAGAGGGACTGCAATTCGTTTACGGTCGGCAATCGCCAGCGCGCCGACTGCAGTTGCCGGGCCTCTTCGTACCAGAGCTTCGTGGCAAGGCCTACGCAGCCAAGTCCCGTCGTCCAGCGCTGGCCCGCGCTGCAGCGTTTCCACGTTAGTCCCGTGTGTCGGTCAAGCACGATCTCGCCATCCGCCACGAACCGGCGCCTTCCGTCCGCCGTCACGGGCGCGTGGTCCTGGGGGTTCGCATGGGGGGAGGCGTCTGTCGAAGCGTGTGCCTTCCAGGGCAGATGCATGGCGCAGCACCACCCGGCCAGTATCAAGACCCAGAGCGGATGGCGCTGCCACATCAGGGCTTTCGTGAGTGCCCGGGTGGCCGTGGTCCGGCGTCCTTGGTCCAGGGCCCGGTACGTACGAATCGCACGGCGTCGCGATTCGTACGGGGTGGAAAGTAGTGGTTGGAGCGGCCGTTCTCGAACAAGACGTACCAGGCAGAGGAACGGTCGCGGTTGTCCGTGGCCCAGAAATAGACGGGGAACGTATCCGGGAAGGCCTGACTGTCGATCGTGGGCATGCGGTCCTTCATCACGATGGACATCAACTCGTCCAGTGTGGGAACGCGCCATCCCTTGGATTCCAGCGTCTTGGCCTCGTCGAACGTGATTCGTGCCGGTTCGCCATCGCAACGCTCGCCTGAGGGTGACCAGCGCTGCCCGAGCGCGCAGCGTTGCCACGTGAGATTCGTCTTCGGGTCGTAGACAAGGGGTCCGGAGGCGGCGAGCCGACCCTCTTGGATCGTGGCTTCGGCGGATGCAGACGGTACGTTGGCGCATGCGAGCGTGAACATCAGTACGCTCGCTACAAGAATGCGAGTGGCGATCCCTGCGATTCGTCGGGCGAGGGAAGCTTCAAGTGTGGAGGCCATGCTCAAAGCCGGGTAACGAGCAGTGCGGCACCGATGAGGGTGACTGCAGCGGAGACGGCGACGCTGAAATGACGGCCCCATCGCGCCCGGTCCCAGAGCAGTAGAGCGGGGAGTGTGACCGCGATGATTCCGATCTGCCCCAGTTCGACACCGGCATTGAAGTACAGCAGGGCACCGAGCAGGTCCTCGCGCAGACCCATCTCGCGAAGGACATAGCTGAAGCCCACACCATGAATGAGTCCGAACACGAATACAAGGCCGATTCTCCGCCAGTGCGCGCTGCGACGGGGGCGGGTTCCGGCATCTCTCGCGCGGTACAGCGCCAGCAAGTTCTCCACGCCGATGTAGACGATGGTCAAGGCAATCATCGGCTCCGTCCAATCGGGGTCCAGTCTCAGGATGCCGAGCGTGGATAACGCCATCGTCACGGCGTGCGCCACCGTGAACGCCGTGACCAGCGAGGAGTTCGCGGCCGCGCCGGGCCAGCATCACCAGTCCGACAATGAACAGCACGTGATCGAATCCGGCGAAGATGTGCTTGACGCCCAGAGAGACGAACCCTGGATCGACCTGTGAAAGCTGCAGCCTGCCGAGACTGGGCTGGACTTCCTGGATGCCGGGCACGGGGTTGTCAGGTGCTTGCGCGTCCAGAGAGAAGCGATGGTTGGGATCGCTGTCGAAGAACCCCGAGGCGAGGAACTCCCCATTGACGGAGCAGATCTGCAACGGGGATTGACAGCGTCGGCTGTTCGGCCGTGAATCGCATGCGCTGACGCTGGCCGGCCATGAAGACACGAACGAAGTTCTCGTGGTCAGGCCACTTCTCGAAGAAGAGCGAGTATCGGATCGACAGCTCGCGCATGCCGGCCGGACAAACGAACGTGAACTGGTACTGGTGGGACCCCACTGCTTCCAGAGTTCGGCTCAGCGCCTGTGAAAGAAGGCATCTTTCGCCGGACGCTTCGACCTGCCATCCGGCTTTCACCCGTTCCAGATACACGAAAGGCAGGGCGGACGATGGGCTTGCCTTTCCGGGGTCGCCCGCCAGTTCCAGCAGATTGTCCGCAGGCACCGAGTAGATGATCCGCACGCCGGTGGCCGCGATCTGAATCGACGTATCCGTGAACCCGGACACGTGCGCATGGGCAGTGGAACTCACCAAGGCAAAGAGCCACCACGCATGCGCTAACGTTCGATCCCAGGTGCGGCGTGGACTTGGACAACGACGGAATCGGAGTACCGCTCTCCCCATCGCGCGAGCCATCAGCAGTGCCAGCAAGCGACACGGTCCGGCACCCGTGAAGGCGCCGGACCGGGGGCATCCGAACCGGATCAACTTCAAGGTCGGCTACGCAATGCGACGGCGTCGGATTCCGAGTGCTGCGAGGCCCAGAGCCGCCAGCGCGAGAGTGGACGGTTCGGGGACCGGTGCCAGCGCGACCGATGTACGGCCGAATACGTCGATGCTCGCTCCTTGAGCCAGAATGAGGCCCTCGTTGAAATTTCCGGCCGCGTCCGAGCTGACCTGGATGAACGCTTGGCCTTCGGCGAGGACTTCGAAAGTGAGGGTGACCAAGGTGAAGTCTTCATCACCGGACACGGGCAGTCCCGGAAAGGAGGATCCGGCGACGTCCGTATCTTCAAAGAAGCTGCTGTCATCGTCGAAGCCTGCCGGCATCGAAACGTTCGTGAGCCGAAGCAGGGTGGGGTCGAAGTCGAGGTCGAAGCCGAACGCCAGCAGTTCTTCGGACTCCTCCGCACTCGCGAACGGTGAGAGGGCAACGACCGTCGTCGTGAACGTTGATCCGACCGAGGCGGCATTGGGAGCGGAGAGCATCGTATTGGCCTGCTTCAGGCTGAAAGACAGGCTGTCCGCGTATCCGTCGTTCGAACTGCCGCCGGTTCGGATGG
The sequence above is drawn from the Betaproteobacteria bacterium genome and encodes:
- a CDS encoding YjfB family protein, which translates into the protein MESISALSSALSQIQTEAKVQTAVFRKSLDAEAGAAAGLIQLIGTPQPLATEGALGTRLNIYG
- a CDS encoding HupE/UreJ family protein, which translates into the protein MTMALSTLGILRLDPDWTEPMIALTIVYIGVENLLALYRARDAGTRPRRSAHWRRIGLVFVFGLIHGVGFSYVLREMGLREDLLGALLYFNAGVELGQIGIIAVTLPALLLWDRARWGRHFSVAVSAAVTLIGAALLVTRL
- a CDS encoding DUF1566 domain-containing protein, whose amino-acid sequence is MWQRHPLWVLILAGWCCAMHLPWKAHASTDASPHANPQDHAPVTADGRRRFVADGEIVLDRHTGLTWKRCSAGQRWTTGLGCVGLATKLWYEEARQLQSARWRLPTVNELQSLYDKGPQPADPEAFPDAPPTWYWASTPRGEPAVWGVPCGDDGNDSCYQSESKAVRLVRRRQAVK
- a CDS encoding DUF1566 domain-containing protein gives rise to the protein MFTLACANVPSASAEATIQEGRLAASGPLVYDPKTNLTWQRCALGQRWSPSGERCDGEPARITFDEAKTLESKGWRVPTLDELMSIVMKDRMPTIDSQAFPDTFPVYFWATDNRDRSSAWYVLFENGRSNHYFPPRTNRDAVRFVRTGPWTKDAGPRPPGHSRKP
- a CDS encoding AI-2E family transporter, producing the protein MAERIAGNRPCNSLTLRTPPFARDGVRDSRYRARAGTLAAIGFAVSGVPAAALLGVATFFLSVVPSGRRWSGDPRQSGSHYQGQPGGQSSWSSGGVAVVSSIDNFLKPLLISRGSNLPFILVLIGVLGGVLAFGFVGVFLGPTLLAVAYRLIDEWTAQRAFDAQVPAADADIGP